AAGTCACAAAACTGGTTATAATGGCACATTTGAAGCTGGGTGAAAAAAATCCAAGCAGAATAGGGTCGGTTCAGTGTCTTAATATAGTCATTATTACATTTCCCCCTCTTTGCCTAGTGATGATCAGTCAACTTGCTCTTGTGTAACACAGCTGCAACAACTCACCAAGATACTCCATCAGTTGCTCAGCAGTTATAATTTCCATCATGGGTGGCATCTTAACCTGCAACAGACATCATAACACTTGTCAGCATCCAGCAAGTCGTGACATGttgaaaataaattcatatataAATGGTAAAACGAACATGTCTGGACAGAAATTAATTTTAGAACAGGAAGTGctgagggacagacagacattagaGGTGTATGCCAACCATTAGGGACACCTAAATGTTATATCAATTATTGCACACTGTACTAACACAAAATACCTGCTGATAGAGCTCAGAGCTATAAAACAAGTCTATTGTATTAACTTAGAATCAAGTTTCCATTGATCTGTGTTCATCTGGGGAGCTTTACCTTCCATGCGAGCAGAAGGACATTCATAATTGCCAGTAATGGACAGGGGCCGTTCTCGTTCTGGGTGATGATCGGCGTATTCTCCTCCCTCCACTTGATCCACTTAATGTGGTATATGGACTGGCCGGCGGCCCGGTCTTTAGCGCACGAAGTCTTTGTCCCATCGGGCCCGTACTCGTTCTGCAGGGCCAGAGccagtcctctgtcctccagtccCTCGCTGTTCAGGTCGGAGCTGGGGCAGGAGTTGAGGTTGGAGAAGGACTCGAGTGAATCTATGCTTCGGGACTCTCCACCGAGGCTGGGATCGGGGTCACTCCCACTCGGCAATCCCTCTGATAAGGTGTGATCACCGGACATCCCCGACTTGACGGTTGCTGTGATTTCATTGCCCGGACACAGATGAGTCGGTTTGGCAAGTTTTGTCGGTTCACTTTCTGCACAAGCCAAAACCCCAGCCGACACATCTGTGCTCTCCTTAGCGGGAGGTGAGGACGGGCCGTCGGTTTTGTTGTTTACTAACTTTGAGGCACCACCCTCGCTATCTCCTGCAGCCAGCACCGAGTCATGCCCCATCCCGTTACTGATCTGCTCGCCGGACTCCGACCACGATCCGCTCGCCGCtgtgtccttcttcttctcctcctgcacGGGGAGGATTTCGATCACTTCTGGCACGTCAGACTTCCCGACACTGGAAATGTCATTAACGGCGCTAGGAGCACTAACATTTGTGGTGTGGTTATTACAACTAACGTTAACCAAAGTACTGAGAGGAGCCTCACTATTCTTGCATTTCTCGGCTGCTCCTTTCACCCCGCCGACAGCCGTAACATCACCCATCTCACCCGCGATCGTAGCACACAAAGCGCTCCCGTCAGTGTCTCGATGCAGGGTTGCATTTTTCTCCATTTCGTTTTACGGACTGtcgacagatttttttttttttttttttagctaaattgcagcagcagcttcgGTCCCAAAGACGCCATGACAACTCTGCGAGTGACGTCATCAGAGTGAATTGCTTTCAGGCCGAGCAGAGGGGGCGGAGGGAGAGACACCAACTGCCAGGCGGTGGCGCGTTTGCGGCCACTCGGATTTCTCGTGTTCTAAAAATGTAGCACTTAGATTATTGtgttaattaaatgtgtgaCCCCCTCCGAGATATTCACATTCATTCTTCAAACGTTATTCCACGACTGGGATGACTacgttacacacacatattctatATGTTATACAGGTTTATTAAACATAACATCAcctttgcaaaacaaaacaattcagcCTATCCCCAAACTCTAGATTAGACTAAGTGTATACAGGTTACTGACAAGCATTTATACGTTGCATACTATTTTCACTGGCTATGACCTTTCTATCTGGCTGCATCA
The Larimichthys crocea isolate SSNF chromosome VIII, L_crocea_2.0, whole genome shotgun sequence genome window above contains:
- the mindy2 gene encoding ubiquitin carboxyl-terminal hydrolase MINDY-2 isoform X3 produces the protein MEKNATLHRDTDGSALCATIAGEMGDVTAVGGVKGAAEKCKNSEAPLSTLVNVSCNNHTTNVSAPSAVNDISSVGKSDVPEVIEILPVQEEKKKDTAASGSWSESGEQISNGMGHDSVLAAGDSEGGASKLVNNKTDGPSSPPAKESTDVSAGVLACAESEPTKLAKPTHLCPGNEITATVKSGMSGDHTLSEGLPSGSDPDPSLGGESRSIDSLESFSNLNSCPSSDLNSEGLEDRGLALALQNEYGPDGTKTSCAKDRAAGQSIYHIKWIKWREENTPIITQNENGPCPLLAIMNVLLLAWKVKMPPMMEIITAEQLMEYLGDYILETKPKEISEAQRLNYEQNMSDAMAVLHKLQTGLDVNVKFTGVRVFEYTPECIVFDLLDIPLYHGWLVDPQMHDIVKAVGNCSYNQLVEKIISCKQSDNSELAGEGIVAEQFLNSTATQLTYHGLCELTSTVQEGELCVFFRNNHFSTMIKYKGQLYLLVTDQGFLTEEKVVWESLHNVDGDGNFCDSEFRLRPPSDPETVYRGQQDQIDQV